The Flavobacterium commune genome contains a region encoding:
- a CDS encoding pyridoxine 5'-phosphate synthase — protein MTKLSVNINKIATLRNARGGNVPDLLKVASDIQKFGGQGITIHPRPDERHIRYQDARDLKSIVYTEFNIEGNPQHNFIDLVLECKPDQVTLVPDAIGAITSSAGWDTVKNQAYLTEMIQEFQRNGIRTSIFVDPALEMIEGAKKTGTDRIELYTEAFAHQYSAGNEKGITPYVESAVLANELGLGINAGHDLSLDNIQFFKENIPGLLEVSIGHALIAEALYLGLENVVNMYLRKLK, from the coding sequence ATGACAAAATTAAGTGTAAACATCAATAAAATAGCTACTTTACGTAATGCCCGGGGAGGAAATGTTCCTGATTTATTAAAAGTAGCCAGCGATATTCAAAAATTTGGAGGACAGGGAATCACCATTCATCCGCGTCCCGATGAGCGTCACATCCGTTATCAGGATGCCCGCGATTTGAAATCAATTGTTTACACCGAATTCAATATCGAAGGAAATCCACAGCATAATTTTATTGATTTAGTGTTAGAGTGTAAACCTGACCAGGTGACCTTGGTTCCCGATGCTATTGGTGCCATTACTTCTTCGGCGGGTTGGGACACGGTAAAAAATCAAGCCTATTTGACCGAGATGATTCAGGAATTCCAGCGCAACGGAATTCGTACTTCTATTTTTGTTGACCCAGCATTAGAAATGATTGAAGGTGCTAAAAAAACCGGAACCGACAGAATCGAATTATATACCGAAGCTTTTGCTCATCAATACAGCGCAGGAAATGAAAAAGGAATTACTCCTTATGTGGAATCGGCTGTTTTGGCTAACGAATTGGGGCTAGGTATCAATGCCGGACACGATTTAAGTTTAGATAACATTCAGTTTTTTAAAGAAAATATTCCCGGCTTATTAGAGGTTTCCATTGGTCACGCTTTAATTGCCGAGGCTTTATATTTAGGTTTAGAAAACGTGGTTAATATGTATCTGCGAAAATTAAAATAA
- a CDS encoding isoprenyl transferase, with amino-acid sequence MSVLDTLNKNNLPKHLAIIMDGNGRWAKKQGLLRTIGHENGTKSVKITIENCVKLGIENLTLYAFSTENWNRPKLEVDTLMKILIKSLQKEFITFQENNIKLNTIGNLEMMPKSAQKELLEVMEKTKNNTRMTLTLALSYGSREEIVNAVKKISDKVKNNIISIDAIDDSIINEHLYTQNLPDVDLLIRTSGEHRISNFLLWQIAYAELFFSEVMWPDFREEHLYEALMSYQKRERRFGKTSEQIK; translated from the coding sequence ATGAGCGTACTGGACACTTTAAATAAAAATAATTTACCTAAACACCTTGCTATCATCATGGATGGTAATGGTCGTTGGGCTAAAAAACAAGGCTTATTAAGAACAATAGGCCATGAAAACGGCACAAAATCAGTAAAAATAACTATAGAAAACTGTGTTAAATTAGGCATTGAAAACTTAACATTATATGCGTTTTCTACCGAAAACTGGAACAGACCCAAGCTTGAGGTAGATACCCTGATGAAAATTTTGATTAAGTCATTGCAAAAAGAGTTCATTACTTTTCAGGAAAACAATATCAAACTCAATACCATCGGAAACTTAGAGATGATGCCAAAATCAGCTCAAAAAGAACTTCTGGAGGTTATGGAAAAAACAAAAAACAATACCCGAATGACCTTAACACTAGCCCTCAGTTATGGTTCAAGAGAGGAAATAGTCAATGCGGTAAAGAAGATTTCTGATAAAGTTAAAAATAATATAATTTCAATTGACGCTATTGACGATTCAATTATAAATGAGCATCTTTACACGCAAAATCTACCCGATGTAGATTTATTAATTAGAACAAGTGGAGAACACAGAATAAGCAATTTCTTACTATGGCAAATTGCTTATGCTGAATTATTTTTTTCTGAAGTTATGTGGCCTGATTTCAGAGAAGAGCACCTCTATGAGGCACTCATGAGTTATCAAAAAAGAGAACGTAGATTTGGAAAAACAAGTGAACAAATTAAATAA
- a CDS encoding CBS domain-containing protein codes for MEITNYITNDFKPIDSQETIEAVREFLGDFNFSHFPIVEEGIYIGSISAEDVETFEEEKKVQDYRYSLETFFIRTDAIWMEVLEVFAKNHSNLIPVLDENNKYVGYYEMEDIINFFHQTPFIKEQGAIVKIKKGILDYSMSQITQIVESNNGKLLGLFISESDIDSVEVTIKISSGAINEIIQTFRRYNYEIISEHHEDSYITNLKERSDYLDKYLNM; via the coding sequence ATGGAAATTACAAACTACATTACCAACGATTTCAAACCCATTGACAGCCAAGAAACTATTGAAGCTGTTAGGGAATTTTTGGGCGATTTCAATTTTTCTCATTTCCCAATAGTTGAAGAAGGTATCTACATAGGAAGTATTTCGGCCGAAGATGTTGAAACTTTTGAAGAAGAAAAAAAAGTTCAGGACTACAGATACAGCCTGGAAACTTTCTTTATCAGGACTGATGCTATCTGGATGGAAGTTTTAGAAGTTTTTGCAAAAAACCATTCGAATTTAATTCCGGTTCTGGACGAGAACAACAAATATGTAGGCTATTATGAAATGGAAGATATTATCAATTTTTTCCACCAAACGCCTTTCATAAAAGAACAGGGAGCCATCGTAAAAATAAAAAAAGGCATTTTGGATTATTCAATGAGTCAAATTACCCAAATTGTTGAAAGCAATAATGGTAAACTCTTAGGATTGTTTATCTCAGAATCCGATATTGACAGCGTTGAAGTAACCATAAAAATCAGTTCGGGAGCTATCAATGAAATCATCCAGACTTTTAGAAGATACAATTACGAAATTATCTCCGAACACCACGAAGACTCATATATTACTAACTTAAAAGAACGTTCAGACTATTTAGACAAATATCTTAACATGTAA
- a CDS encoding NAD kinase, which produces MKIAIYGQYYQNSTEPIIKDIFVFFNKRNIEIVIESKFLALIQEKKIIEKEYKTFCSHTELDSSFDMLLSIGGDGTILRAATLVRNSGIPILGINAGRLGFLATVQKEKIDEFLQIVIDKKYTLSKRTLLSLTATPENEALNDINFAMNEVSVSRKDTTSMITIETYLNGEILNSYWADGLIISTPTGSTGYSLSCGGPILTPDVKSLVITPIAPHNLNARPLVIPDETEIMLKVSGREENYLVSLDSRITSIGNESVLTIKKTPFQINMVEIPNETFLKTLRSKLLWGEDKRN; this is translated from the coding sequence ATGAAAATAGCCATTTACGGTCAATATTATCAAAATAGTACAGAACCAATCATAAAAGACATCTTTGTGTTTTTTAACAAAAGAAATATAGAAATAGTCATCGAATCTAAGTTCTTAGCTTTAATTCAGGAAAAAAAAATAATCGAAAAGGAATACAAAACCTTTTGTTCCCACACCGAATTGGATTCGAGTTTTGATATGCTTTTAAGTATTGGAGGGGACGGAACCATTTTAAGAGCTGCTACGCTGGTTAGAAATTCCGGAATTCCAATATTAGGGATTAACGCAGGAAGACTGGGCTTTTTGGCTACAGTTCAAAAAGAAAAAATCGACGAATTTTTACAAATTGTAATCGATAAAAAATATACTCTTTCTAAAAGAACGCTGTTAAGCCTAACTGCAACACCGGAAAACGAAGCTTTAAACGACATCAACTTTGCCATGAACGAGGTTTCTGTTAGTCGAAAAGACACCACATCGATGATAACGATAGAAACTTATCTCAATGGAGAAATTCTAAACTCCTACTGGGCTGACGGACTTATCATTTCGACACCTACAGGATCCACAGGTTATTCTTTGAGTTGTGGTGGTCCCATTTTAACTCCTGATGTAAAAAGCTTAGTCATTACACCTATTGCCCCTCATAATCTTAACGCAAGACCACTTGTAATTCCTGACGAAACTGAAATCATGCTAAAGGTTTCGGGTAGAGAAGAAAATTATTTGGTTTCTTTGGATTCCAGAATTACATCTATAGGAAACGAATCGGTTTTAACAATTAAAAAAACACCATTCCAAATTAATATGGTCGAAATACCTAACGAAACTTTCTTAAAAACCTTAAGAAGCAAATTGCTTTGGGGAGAAGACAAAAGAAATTAG
- a CDS encoding glycoside hydrolase family 43 protein has translation MTATIYPIFLKRIESIRVVMCLLAILFLQSCGSVKNNRSSKEKMSAYLMTYFKDDTHGLYFALSKDGYTFTDVNNAKPVIAGDTIAEQKGIRDPYIMRGNDGYFYLAMTDLHIYGKQKGYRETEWERPGDKYDWGNNRDLVLMKSKDLIHWSHSILDIDKMYPEWNVGCVWAPELIYDDVKGRIMIYFTMRKAKGKTKLYYAYMNKEFTALETTPEILFEYPDSTKQVLDADITKLPDGRFCMMYVAQENPGGIKMAFSDKINSGYVYQPEQVDFEKKSCEAPNVFQRIGENKWVLMYDIFSVNPHNFGFAETSDFKTFTNLGHFDEGVMKRTNFSVQKHGSVIHLTKKEAELLAKHWNMNFSFDK, from the coding sequence ATGACTGCGACAATTTATCCTATTTTCTTAAAACGTATTGAATCCATAAGAGTTGTTATGTGTCTATTAGCAATTCTTTTTTTGCAAAGTTGCGGTTCAGTAAAAAATAATCGCTCTTCAAAAGAGAAAATGAGTGCTTATTTAATGACTTATTTTAAAGATGATACACATGGATTGTATTTTGCATTAAGTAAAGACGGTTATACTTTTACCGATGTGAACAACGCAAAACCAGTTATTGCCGGTGATACTATTGCCGAACAAAAGGGAATTCGTGATCCTTATATCATGCGTGGAAACGATGGCTATTTTTATTTGGCAATGACCGATTTGCATATTTATGGTAAACAAAAAGGTTATCGTGAAACCGAATGGGAACGTCCTGGGGATAAATATGACTGGGGAAATAATAGGGATTTGGTCTTAATGAAATCAAAAGATTTGATTCATTGGTCACATTCTATTTTAGATATTGACAAGATGTATCCGGAGTGGAATGTAGGTTGCGTTTGGGCACCCGAATTGATTTATGACGACGTAAAAGGTAGAATCATGATTTATTTCACCATGCGTAAAGCTAAGGGGAAAACTAAATTGTATTATGCTTACATGAATAAGGAGTTTACGGCATTGGAAACAACTCCGGAAATTCTTTTTGAGTATCCGGATAGTACGAAACAGGTTTTAGATGCTGATATTACTAAACTTCCTGATGGAAGATTTTGTATGATGTATGTTGCGCAGGAAAATCCGGGTGGTATTAAAATGGCATTTTCGGATAAAATAAATTCGGGTTATGTGTACCAGCCTGAGCAAGTTGATTTTGAGAAAAAATCATGTGAAGCTCCCAATGTGTTTCAACGTATCGGTGAAAATAAATGGGTTTTGATGTACGATATTTTTAGTGTAAATCCACACAACTTCGGATTTGCGGAGACCAGCGATTTTAAAACGTTTACTAATCTTGGTCATTTTGATGAAGGAGTGATGAAACGTACTAATTTTTCGGTTCAAAAGCATGGTTCGGTAATTCATCTGACTAAAAAAGAAGCGGAGCTTTTAGCTAAACATTGGAATATGAATTTTTCATTTGACAAATAA
- a CDS encoding alpha/beta fold hydrolase, with the protein MLYSKIEGEGKPFLIIHGFLGMSDNWKTLGQQFAGEGFQVHMLDMRNHGRSFQSSAFSYELMVQDVFDYCQDHALQSINILGHSMGGKIAMLFATRYPEMVEKLIVADIGPKYYAPHHQTILAGLNAVDFSVKPSRADVEATLGQYITDFGTKQFLLKNLYWQEPGQLAFRFNLAILTKEVEEIGVPLPSELVFEKPTLFIRGGSSNYILDSDVEDIAIHFPLMKLETIPNAGHWLHAENPALFYQMVISFLK; encoded by the coding sequence ATGCTTTATTCAAAAATAGAAGGAGAAGGGAAACCTTTTTTAATCATACACGGATTTCTTGGAATGTCCGATAATTGGAAAACTTTAGGGCAGCAATTTGCCGGCGAAGGTTTTCAGGTTCATATGCTCGATATGCGCAATCACGGGCGAAGTTTTCAATCATCAGCATTTAGTTATGAATTAATGGTTCAGGATGTTTTTGACTATTGTCAGGATCATGCTTTGCAATCTATTAATATTTTAGGGCACTCGATGGGAGGGAAAATAGCGATGCTTTTTGCAACCCGATATCCGGAAATGGTCGAAAAATTAATTGTTGCCGATATTGGCCCTAAGTATTATGCGCCACATCATCAAACTATTTTGGCAGGATTAAACGCCGTAGATTTTTCGGTTAAACCAAGTCGCGCCGATGTTGAAGCAACTTTAGGGCAATACATCACCGATTTTGGAACTAAGCAATTTTTGTTGAAAAACCTCTATTGGCAAGAACCGGGACAATTGGCTTTCAGATTTAATCTTGCTATTTTAACTAAAGAAGTTGAAGAAATAGGAGTGCCTTTGCCATCAGAATTAGTTTTTGAAAAACCAACACTTTTTATTCGTGGCGGAAGTTCGAATTATATTTTAGATTCAGATGTTGAGGATATAGCCATTCATTTTCCATTGATGAAACTGGAAACCATTCCAAATGCCGGACACTGGCTTCATGCCGAAAACCCGGCCTTGTTTTATCAAATGGTGATTTCGTTTTTAAAATAA
- the porG gene encoding type IX secretion system protein PorG yields MKKFLSVIIGLLLSVSLQAQIHEIGVFIGGSNYIGDVGSTTYIAPNEPTFGVLYKWNKSPRHSWRISYSQSTITADDRDSEEPGRSLRGYHFENSIKELSLALEFNFFDFDLHTLDRKITPYVSSGINFLRYDDLYIELGETKKNNGRSGIAIPMIVGIKSKISRSFVLGVEAGARYTFTDNLDGSNPKENSLSVLRFGNLNNNDWYVFSGITLTYTFGEKPCYCAQ; encoded by the coding sequence ATGAAAAAATTTTTAAGCGTAATAATAGGTTTATTGCTAAGCGTGAGTTTACAGGCACAAATACACGAAATAGGAGTTTTTATTGGCGGAAGCAACTACATTGGCGATGTAGGTTCGACCACTTATATCGCTCCTAACGAACCTACTTTTGGCGTTTTATACAAATGGAACAAAAGTCCCAGACATTCCTGGAGAATCTCCTATTCACAGTCCACAATAACTGCTGATGATCGCGATTCTGAAGAACCTGGCAGAAGTCTGAGAGGCTATCATTTTGAAAATAGCATAAAAGAACTATCTTTAGCCCTTGAATTCAACTTTTTCGATTTTGATCTTCATACTTTAGACCGTAAAATCACACCTTATGTGTCTTCGGGAATAAATTTTTTAAGGTATGACGACTTATATATCGAACTGGGGGAAACAAAAAAAAATAACGGAAGAAGCGGCATTGCAATTCCGATGATTGTAGGAATAAAATCCAAAATTTCAAGGAGTTTTGTATTAGGAGTTGAGGCTGGAGCGCGCTATACATTTACTGACAATCTTGACGGCAGCAACCCTAAAGAAAACAGCTTAAGTGTATTGCGTTTTGGAAATTTAAATAATAATGATTGGTATGTTTTTTCGGGGATAACATTAACTTATACCTTTGGCGAAAAACCTTGCTACTGTGCACAATAA